Proteins found in one Lutimonas zeaxanthinifaciens genomic segment:
- a CDS encoding VOC family protein, with protein sequence MISRNIVMRVGRPTDHLEEITKMYTEGLGFEIIGGFDNHGDFSGRMVGHPKHHFHLEFTTHSKEKAGRAPTLENLLVFYLPDDDEYAIAIERISNSGFKKVKSFNPYWEGGGQTFEDLDGYRVVLSNAESPF encoded by the coding sequence ATGATTAGCAGAAATATAGTCATGAGAGTTGGGAGGCCAACAGATCATTTAGAAGAAATCACCAAAATGTATACAGAAGGTTTAGGTTTTGAAATTATAGGAGGATTTGATAATCACGGTGATTTTAGCGGTAGGATGGTAGGACATCCCAAACACCACTTTCACCTTGAATTTACGACCCATTCCAAAGAAAAAGCAGGTCGGGCACCTACCCTGGAAAATTTACTCGTATTTTATCTTCCTGATGATGATGAGTACGCAATAGCGATCGAAAGAATTTCCAACTCCGGATTCAAGAAAGTAAAATCTTTCAACCCCTATTGGGAAGGTGGGGGTCAAACCTTTGAAGATTTAGACGGTTACAGGGTTGTTCTTTCCAATGCAGAAAGTCCTTTTTAA
- a CDS encoding acetamidase/formamidase family protein: protein MKISSYTLTLSFILSLLICPPLLAQKVEVGDNSVLCKDDPDCINRIHPAIPMLKKANPGDTIVFNSRNADDRILDPNAPEIEREDDPEIGWVHPLTGPVRINGAMPGDVLKVNIISVDPGQWAWTITSGIVSDVVEGYLMVRWKLGKEFATSEDLPGVRLPNRSFPGVVSVLPSVEKHAEMLKREQELHDAGGDVLVPGSKFALPESICGEGGKYKDECLRTIPPREHGGNLDIRYLQAGSSIYLPCFVEGAGLSIGDPHYIQGDGEVSGTALEMDAVITVTTEIIKNGPDLSRGPHYEGPSKLLDIPSTKFYATTGFPIKDKAAIPPHLEYLGSEKIGSLENLSNDIYLAARNALLEMIDYISETYGYSKLQAYIITSVAVDLKIGQLVDAPNVGVTAVLPLDIFEQND from the coding sequence ATGAAAATTTCCAGTTATACATTGACCTTATCATTTATTCTGTCTTTGCTTATTTGTCCACCTCTTTTAGCCCAAAAAGTTGAAGTAGGGGATAATTCAGTACTGTGTAAAGATGATCCGGATTGTATCAACCGAATTCATCCTGCCATACCCATGCTAAAAAAGGCAAACCCCGGTGATACGATTGTTTTTAACTCCAGAAATGCCGATGACAGGATCCTTGACCCGAATGCTCCTGAAATCGAAAGAGAGGATGACCCTGAGATAGGTTGGGTACATCCCCTGACCGGCCCTGTTAGAATTAACGGAGCTATGCCCGGTGATGTATTAAAAGTAAATATTATTTCTGTTGACCCTGGCCAATGGGCCTGGACAATTACATCCGGAATCGTTTCTGATGTAGTTGAAGGTTATTTGATGGTCCGGTGGAAGCTGGGAAAAGAATTTGCTACCTCAGAGGACCTCCCGGGTGTCAGATTGCCCAATAGAAGTTTTCCCGGAGTCGTCTCGGTTTTGCCGAGTGTGGAAAAGCATGCTGAAATGCTGAAACGGGAACAGGAATTGCATGATGCAGGAGGAGATGTACTCGTGCCAGGATCTAAATTCGCTCTTCCGGAATCCATTTGCGGAGAGGGAGGTAAATATAAGGATGAATGCCTAAGGACCATTCCTCCCAGGGAGCATGGAGGAAATTTGGATATCAGATACCTACAGGCCGGTTCTTCAATTTATCTGCCCTGTTTTGTTGAAGGAGCGGGATTATCGATAGGGGATCCTCATTATATTCAAGGTGACGGGGAAGTCTCCGGTACCGCATTGGAAATGGATGCTGTAATTACCGTTACAACAGAAATAATCAAAAACGGCCCTGATTTATCAAGAGGTCCTCATTATGAAGGCCCTTCAAAACTGCTTGATATTCCTTCCACAAAATTTTACGCAACAACCGGATTTCCAATAAAGGATAAAGCTGCAATTCCTCCTCATTTGGAATATCTCGGTTCGGAAAAAATAGGTAGTTTGGAAAACCTTTCCAATGATATTTATCTGGCGGCCCGAAATGCCCTTCTAGAGATGATTGACTATATTTCGGAGACTTATGGGTATTCCAAACTTCAGGCATATATCATTACATCAGTGGCTGTGGATTTGAAGATAGGCCAGCTTGTGGATGCACCAAACGTTGGAGTCACCGCAGTATTACCACTTGATATATTTGAGCAAAACGATTAG
- a CDS encoding DUF1905 domain-containing protein: MESKIKYEFSAKLWKHGSEGGWYFVSLPQEISKEIRINLQWQEEGWGRMKAQSVIKDVKWKTSVWFDTKKDTYILPVKSEIRSKLSLKEDDLLHVSVLF; this comes from the coding sequence ATGGAATCTAAGATCAAATATGAGTTCTCAGCTAAGCTATGGAAGCATGGCTCTGAGGGGGGATGGTACTTTGTAAGCCTTCCTCAGGAAATATCAAAGGAAATAAGAATCAATCTGCAATGGCAGGAAGAAGGCTGGGGCAGGATGAAGGCTCAGTCTGTCATCAAGGATGTGAAATGGAAAACCTCGGTATGGTTTGATACTAAAAAGGATACTTATATTCTTCCGGTAAAATCGGAAATTAGAAGTAAATTATCCCTTAAAGAGGATGACCTGCTGCATGTTAGCGTTTTATTTTAA